One Brevibacterium spongiae DNA segment encodes these proteins:
- a CDS encoding FadR/GntR family transcriptional regulator: protein MEETMTEDKGTPWKPVNRPSTYELVIDAIEEQIMAGSLTVGDPLPAERDLATKLGVSRASVREALRVLESLGVVRSSGGSGRGAGTFIAAMPSAALTRFLRLHVALANFSLDDVTETRIQLERSSSILAATRADKDSLAAINAQLAMMDTPGVSLEVFNDADTAFHVAIAQAAGNQLFSDLTGAIRTSMRTSIFDSFNRVDDPQVLMSQLQAQHHQIMEAIVAGDTEEAARVTEEHIRFAAAALPGLTEA, encoded by the coding sequence ATGGAGGAGACCATGACCGAGGACAAGGGCACACCGTGGAAGCCCGTGAACCGGCCGAGCACCTATGAGCTCGTCATCGACGCCATCGAAGAGCAGATCATGGCCGGCTCGCTCACCGTCGGTGACCCCCTGCCCGCCGAACGCGATCTGGCGACGAAGCTCGGCGTCAGCCGGGCCAGCGTCCGCGAGGCCCTGCGGGTGCTCGAGAGCCTCGGCGTCGTCCGCTCCTCTGGAGGGTCGGGCCGCGGCGCCGGCACCTTCATCGCCGCGATGCCCTCGGCCGCCCTCACCCGCTTCCTCCGCCTTCACGTCGCCTTGGCGAACTTCAGCCTCGACGATGTGACGGAGACGCGCATCCAATTGGAGCGCTCGAGCTCGATCCTTGCGGCCACGCGTGCCGACAAGGACTCTCTGGCCGCCATCAATGCTCAGCTCGCCATGATGGACACCCCCGGCGTCAGCCTCGAAGTCTTCAACGATGCGGACACCGCGTTCCACGTCGCCATCGCACAGGCGGCGGGCAACCAGCTGTTCTCCGACCTCACGGGAGCGATCCGCACCTCGATGCGCACGTCGATCTTCGACTCATTCAACAGAGTCGACGATCCGCAGGTGCTCATGTCCCAGCTGCAGGCTCAGCACCACCAGATCATGGAGGCGATCGTCGCCGGTGACACAGAGGAAGCGGCCCGGGTGACCGAGGAGCACATCCGGTTCGCCGCCGCGGCACTTCCCGGCCTCACCGAAGCCTAA